One Herbaspirillum rubrisubalbicans genomic window carries:
- a CDS encoding RusA family crossover junction endodeoxyribonuclease: MKPITLTLPYPLSANRYWRPVKLGTHISIVPTKEAKQFRTEIGWLVKKAGITTPMPGRVQIDVRLYPNRPQDWQKRQRLHGAIWDDTVMCIDLDNANKVLLDALKGVAIEDDKWVRRIVAERMEPDEKGARVVLTITPLGVAQPQAGLFGEAA, encoded by the coding sequence ATGAAGCCCATCACCCTGACCCTGCCGTATCCCCTGAGCGCCAATCGCTACTGGCGCCCCGTGAAGCTCGGCACGCACATCAGCATCGTGCCCACCAAGGAAGCCAAGCAATTCCGCACCGAAATCGGCTGGCTGGTGAAGAAGGCCGGTATCACCACCCCCATGCCGGGCCGTGTGCAGATCGATGTCCGGCTGTATCCCAACCGCCCGCAGGACTGGCAGAAGCGCCAGCGCCTCCATGGCGCTATCTGGGATGACACCGTCATGTGCATCGACCTGGACAACGCCAACAAGGTGCTGCTGGACGCCCTCAAGGGCGTGGCCATCGAGGATGACAAGTGGGTGCGCCGCATCGTGGCCGAGCGCATGGAGCCGGATGAGAAGGGCGCACGCGTGGTGCTCACCATCACGCCGCTAGGCGTGGCGCAGCCTCAAGCCGGCCTGTTTGGCGAGGCAGCATGA
- a CDS encoding phage capsid protein, whose product MPQSITQAFVQQFDTSIRLQAQQRRARFEPRVTDRGNIVGESFTANRLDVLADTPENTTRHGDTVWSDANHTTRVALMRDFYQALPVDRADEPKVLANPSGSYMDSLNAAWNRRKDQIIFSAAIGNAQAKDGTLIALPSNQIILNGGTGFTKAKLITAKKIFRSNEADEQADVPEELSIAYTSDMLEDILSDTTLTSADFMAVKMLQSGDVSGKWMGFNWVPYEKVQNTAGVLRTMAWAKSSIHFGTGFFEGRAQRRGDKKDTLQLSAAGSVGAVRVWDYGVVAIDFV is encoded by the coding sequence ATGCCCCAGTCCATTACCCAGGCCTTCGTGCAGCAGTTCGATACCTCTATCCGACTGCAGGCCCAGCAACGTCGTGCGCGCTTCGAACCCCGCGTGACTGATCGCGGCAACATCGTGGGCGAGTCGTTCACTGCGAACCGCCTGGACGTCCTTGCCGACACTCCCGAGAACACCACCCGCCACGGCGACACCGTCTGGTCGGACGCCAACCACACCACCCGCGTGGCGCTGATGCGCGACTTCTACCAGGCCCTGCCGGTGGACCGTGCCGATGAGCCCAAGGTGCTGGCCAACCCCAGCGGCTCCTACATGGACTCGCTGAACGCTGCCTGGAACCGCCGCAAGGACCAGATCATCTTCTCGGCTGCCATCGGCAATGCACAGGCCAAGGACGGCACCCTCATCGCCTTGCCGTCGAATCAGATCATCCTGAACGGTGGCACCGGCTTCACCAAGGCCAAGCTGATCACCGCCAAGAAGATCTTCCGTTCGAACGAGGCCGACGAGCAGGCAGATGTGCCGGAAGAACTGAGCATCGCCTACACCTCCGACATGCTGGAAGACATCCTGTCGGATACCACGCTGACCTCGGCCGACTTCATGGCCGTGAAGATGCTGCAGTCCGGTGATGTCTCGGGCAAGTGGATGGGCTTCAACTGGGTGCCCTACGAGAAGGTGCAGAACACTGCGGGCGTGCTGCGCACCATGGCCTGGGCCAAGTCCTCGATCCACTTCGGTACCGGCTTCTTCGAAGGTCGTGCGCAGCGCCGTGGCGACAAGAAGGACACGCTGCAGCTGTCGGCCGCCGGCTCGGTGGGCGCCGTCCGCGTCTGGGACTACGGCGTCGTGGCCATCGACTTCGTGTAA
- a CDS encoding GNAT family N-acetyltransferase, whose product MGEALHRESPRWSRLTYSRAKAADMLARLITQPWGLVLVAEVDGEIIGGIAAIATSHWSSTDVVAEEVSFFMKPEHRGSLAAARLICCMKKWAELKGAVWLHAGTSTGVNPERTAQLYEKLGFTRCAIGLEVLNDGN is encoded by the coding sequence ATGGGGGAGGCCCTCCATCGGGAAAGCCCACGCTGGTCACGCCTGACCTACAGCCGAGCAAAGGCGGCGGACATGCTTGCGCGCCTGATCACCCAGCCCTGGGGCCTGGTGCTGGTGGCCGAAGTGGATGGCGAAATCATCGGAGGCATCGCGGCGATCGCCACCAGCCACTGGAGCAGCACCGATGTGGTGGCAGAGGAAGTCAGCTTCTTCATGAAACCGGAGCATCGAGGCAGCTTGGCCGCGGCGCGCCTGATCTGCTGCATGAAGAAGTGGGCAGAACTGAAAGGGGCTGTATGGCTCCACGCCGGCACGTCGACTGGCGTCAATCCTGAAAGAACGGCCCAGCTCTACGAGAAGCTGGGTTTTACACGTTGTGCAATCGGCTTGGAGGTACTGAACGATGGGAATTGA
- a CDS encoding crAss001_48 related protein yields MTKHYIGTKNVLAWPEVKDGKEGYAVKYSDGYTSWSPKDVFEAAYIDIGHVGHLPPHQQRVVGEKAELDDKLIKLTGFIGTPIFAGLDELEQGRMREQARFMLAYSNTLGARIAAF; encoded by the coding sequence ATGACCAAGCACTACATCGGCACCAAGAACGTTCTGGCCTGGCCGGAGGTGAAAGACGGCAAAGAAGGCTATGCCGTGAAGTATTCGGACGGCTACACCAGCTGGAGCCCGAAGGACGTTTTCGAAGCCGCATACATCGACATCGGCCATGTAGGCCATCTGCCGCCGCACCAGCAGCGCGTGGTGGGCGAGAAGGCCGAGCTGGATGACAAGCTGATCAAGCTGACGGGCTTCATTGGCACGCCGATTTTCGCGGGGCTGGATGAACTGGAGCAGGGTCGTATGCGCGAGCAAGCGCGCTTCATGCTGGCCTATTCCAACACCTTGGGCGCACGTATCGCAGCGTTCTAA
- a CDS encoding portal protein gives MENRATAILRRKSAMQSARSIYEQNWKDGYDYSFPERGDGFYGEKSDGGALQAKRARLFDSTATDAGQILAASIMTGGTPSNSRWLSLTTGQDNDEEARWLDNAAEVIWQNIHASNYDSEGIDACLDMVAAGWFVMFCDSLAEGGFNFQLLPMSSSYIAASKPNGPADILVHEYCLTAEQAVTKFGKDAVSEKIRKCCEEGGNPDEKFRFIWSIFPRVSAQAAGILAKNLPFTSTHVDCDSKTVVKESGFHECPFWAPRWSKLPGTVYPVGPMYRAMPDVKQLNRLVYLEDMNADIAISGMWIAEDDGVLNPRTVKIGPRKIIVANSVDSMKPLTSGANFNLSFSKKEGLQAAIRKILMADQLPPVDSPVRTATEFQLRVQQIRQVLGPVFGRMQPEWYGPMVVRCFGLAFRAGVLGQPPQSLANRSFNVEFKSPMAKSQKMEEVSSIESSLNSIGLIAQAKQDQSVWDVVDLDEAARQIIDGRGAPASITRSKENIAQLRDQRAQAQQQAVQQQQQHELAQKTVPIAMQQASK, from the coding sequence ATGGAAAACCGCGCAACCGCGATCCTGCGCCGCAAGAGCGCAATGCAGTCGGCCCGCTCGATCTACGAGCAGAACTGGAAGGACGGCTACGACTACTCGTTCCCGGAGCGCGGTGACGGCTTCTACGGGGAGAAGAGCGACGGCGGTGCACTGCAGGCCAAGCGCGCCCGGCTGTTCGACTCGACCGCGACCGATGCGGGGCAGATCCTGGCCGCCTCCATCATGACCGGTGGCACGCCAAGTAATTCGCGCTGGCTGAGCCTCACCACCGGCCAGGACAACGACGAGGAAGCCCGCTGGCTGGACAACGCCGCCGAGGTCATCTGGCAGAACATCCACGCTTCGAACTACGATTCCGAGGGTATCGACGCCTGCCTGGACATGGTGGCGGCGGGCTGGTTTGTCATGTTCTGCGACTCCCTGGCCGAGGGCGGCTTCAACTTCCAGCTGTTGCCGATGTCCAGCAGCTACATCGCGGCATCCAAGCCGAATGGCCCGGCCGATATCCTGGTGCATGAGTATTGCCTGACGGCTGAGCAGGCGGTGACCAAGTTCGGTAAGGATGCGGTTTCGGAGAAGATCCGCAAGTGCTGCGAGGAAGGCGGCAACCCGGATGAGAAATTCCGATTCATCTGGTCGATCTTCCCCCGCGTGAGCGCCCAGGCGGCCGGCATCCTGGCCAAGAATCTGCCGTTCACCTCCACCCACGTGGATTGCGACAGCAAGACCGTCGTCAAGGAATCCGGGTTCCATGAGTGCCCGTTCTGGGCGCCGCGCTGGTCCAAACTGCCGGGCACGGTCTATCCGGTAGGGCCGATGTACCGGGCAATGCCGGACGTGAAGCAGCTCAATCGCCTGGTCTACCTGGAGGACATGAACGCCGATATCGCAATCTCGGGCATGTGGATTGCCGAAGACGACGGCGTGCTCAACCCGCGCACCGTCAAGATTGGGCCGCGCAAGATCATCGTCGCCAACTCGGTGGACAGCATGAAGCCGCTTACCTCGGGCGCCAATTTCAACCTGTCCTTTTCCAAGAAGGAAGGACTGCAGGCAGCCATCCGCAAGATCCTGATGGCCGACCAGTTGCCGCCTGTCGATAGCCCAGTGCGCACGGCCACCGAGTTCCAGTTGCGCGTGCAGCAGATCCGCCAGGTGCTGGGCCCGGTGTTCGGCCGCATGCAGCCGGAATGGTATGGCCCGATGGTGGTGCGCTGCTTCGGCCTGGCCTTCCGCGCCGGCGTCCTCGGCCAGCCGCCGCAGTCCCTGGCCAATCGCAGCTTCAATGTCGAATTCAAGAGCCCCATGGCCAAGAGCCAGAAGATGGAAGAGGTGAGTTCCATCGAGTCGTCGCTGAATTCCATCGGCCTGATCGCCCAGGCGAAGCAGGACCAGAGTGTATGGGACGTCGTGGACCTGGACGAGGCCGCCCGCCAGATCATCGATGGCCGTGGTGCGCCGGCCTCGATCACCCGCTCGAAGGAAAACATTGCGCAACTGCGCGATCAGCGCGCCCAGGCCCAGCAGCAGGCTGTGCAGCAGCAACAGCAGCATGAGCTGGCCCAGAAGACAGTCCCCATTGCCATGCAACAGGCCAGCAAATGA